TCCCCCGGTCACGCGCCGGGAGGCGGTCGCGTGGCTGCGCCGGCACCTGCGGTGAACCGCCCGCGGTATAATGCCGGTACATGGAGATCCTGGTCGGAGTCCTTCTCGGGGCGTGCCTGATCCTCGGGGCGGCGCTTCTCCTGCAGCGGCGGCGGGCGCGGGGAGCGTCCGCGGCGGCAATTCCCGGCGGAGCCCTCGAAGGCCTGCGGCGCACGGGGGAACTGGTGGTTCTGCGCGCCTACTGGTCGATCCCGGCGGTGGGGGAAGACCACGTCTTCGGAGATCTCGGGCGCAAGTTTCTGAGCTGGCTGTGGAGCCAGAACAAGACGATCATGATCTTCCGGTTCGAGATCCGCTTCAAATACGACCTGCGCGATCCCGCCTCCGTGCGTCTTTCCCCGGGGGCGCCCGGAGAGCTGGAGGTGGC
This genomic window from Planctomycetota bacterium contains:
- a CDS encoding DUF4230 domain-containing protein, producing the protein MEILVGVLLGACLILGAALLLQRRRARGASAAAIPGGALEGLRRTGELVVLRAYWSIPAVGEDHVFGDLGRKFLSWLWSQNKTIMIFRFEIRFKYDLRDPASVRLSPGAPGELEVALGPPSHEIGLADVRFYHTERGQLLDWLLPRALNIFQSDMDDRTRQKILEVAQETARREAEGHARELAPEARLAAEAILTALARSAGFSDIRFVPAAEPARAG